A part of Gramella sp. MAR_2010_147 genomic DNA contains:
- a CDS encoding alpha-amylase family glycosyl hydrolase: MGSTETRFGSRTELQSMISTAHSNNISVIADIVLNHNSGGASENNRTPVHLLIPIMILLQVYFTGLLQIFILMIP, encoded by the coding sequence ATGGGATCTACCGAGACCAGGTTTGGTTCCAGAACAGAGCTTCAATCAATGATCTCAACTGCACATTCCAATAATATTAGTGTAATAGCAGATATCGTGCTAAATCATAATAGTGGCGGTGCTTCTGAAAATAATCGTACACCGGTACATCTACTTATACCGATTATGATCCTGCTTCAGGTTTATTTTACAGGTCTGCTGCAGATTTTCATCCTAATGATACCATAG